A region of Tolypothrix sp. NIES-4075 DNA encodes the following proteins:
- a CDS encoding DUF2235 domain-containing protein, with protein sequence MKRIVVCCDGTWQQLTSPYPSNIVKLAQSVKPIAHDGVTQIIFYDEGIGTESQKVLGGATGLGIDRNIEDGYRFLSLNYVPGDEIYLFGFSRGAYTVRSLAGMIYCSGLLDRPHVTKAHEAYELYRNRGIKPRDEDASKYRKEYGERVPITLLGCFDTVGALGIPGIPAFSKLHEQLNKRYRFHDTTLNKCVENALHAVAIDEIREVFDVTPMKKHPEAENQRVIQKWFPGSHGCVGGGTEEYSGLSDAALQWMIDSIGVLGLGLDLDPSVIPTGINPDYECDFKNDAGFFKLAGIKFREVGDAIEDLHESTVNRLKSRKDYRPKNLLHIIDKLN encoded by the coding sequence ATGAAACGTATTGTAGTTTGCTGTGATGGAACCTGGCAACAGTTAACAAGTCCTTACCCAAGCAATATAGTTAAGCTGGCTCAATCTGTCAAACCGATCGCCCATGACGGGGTTACACAGATCATATTTTATGACGAGGGCATTGGAACCGAGAGTCAAAAGGTTTTAGGTGGAGCTACCGGACTAGGAATCGATAGAAATATAGAAGATGGCTACCGATTTCTTAGTCTCAACTATGTTCCTGGTGACGAAATCTATCTGTTCGGCTTCAGTCGCGGTGCTTACACAGTTAGGAGTCTAGCGGGGATGATTTATTGCTCCGGTCTTTTAGACCGTCCCCATGTGACCAAAGCACACGAAGCTTACGAGCTTTACCGTAACCGAGGTATTAAACCCAGAGATGAGGACGCAAGTAAATACCGTAAAGAATACGGAGAGCGCGTCCCGATCACCTTGCTTGGTTGTTTTGATACCGTCGGTGCCCTTGGTATTCCTGGAATACCCGCCTTCAGCAAGTTGCACGAACAGCTGAATAAACGCTACAGATTCCATGACACTACTTTAAACAAATGTGTTGAGAATGCATTGCACGCTGTGGCGATCGACGAAATACGCGAAGTATTTGATGTAACTCCCATGAAAAAGCATCCTGAGGCTGAAAACCAGCGAGTGATTCAAAAATGGTTTCCAGGTTCGCATGGTTGCGTTGGCGGTGGAACCGAAGAATACAGCGGCTTATCAGATGCTGCCTTACAGTGGATGATTGATTCCATCGGTGTCCTGGGATTGGGGCTTGACTTAGATCCAAGTGTGATTCCGACAGGCATTAACCCCGATTATGAATGTGACTTTAAGAACGATGCTGGATTCTTTAAATTGGCAGGAATCAAGTTTCGTGAAGTCGGCGATGCTATTGAAGATCTTCATGAAAGCACGGTTAACCGTTTGAAAAGTCGCAAAGACTATCGACCCAAGAATCTACTTCATATTATCGACAAACTGAATTAA